A region from the Rheinheimera mangrovi genome encodes:
- a CDS encoding ABC transporter permease yields MNLWTIAVFEFQRYFKWKQEIISIGLMLLSLVLMSAWPLVKTWLDNDYKIALVSSASAPKISGFTISQIPADSAETALSGLGEVWDLVVQVEDDKLVMTAESSASWQEKITPELQNWLQKQRISQLPLSAEQKKIVDSLPETQLVFLKKDSAKQNKEQQMVSGGLLILLGIGVFSGFGFMFTAITTEKQQRVTEQLLTLISTKEWIDGKILGISLFCLKSMVTTGLFLYLMIQAVSLMKGKGMFVLPITALELASALLFVSLGLLLINSFMAGFAATIDDPNHSSRSIIMFLPTVPLGVVFSAMDNAEGTLMHILSLFPLTSFAAMPMRMASVSVPWWEWILSLLLLIACLFWLKNAASRVFELGIRMYGKEPEWSLLMKTFLFARVKE; encoded by the coding sequence ATGAATTTATGGACCATAGCCGTTTTTGAGTTCCAACGTTATTTTAAATGGAAACAAGAGATCATCAGTATTGGCCTGATGCTGCTGTCTTTAGTCTTGATGAGTGCCTGGCCACTGGTAAAAACCTGGCTGGATAATGACTACAAAATAGCCCTGGTCAGCAGCGCTTCCGCCCCTAAAATCAGCGGTTTTACCATTAGCCAAATTCCAGCCGACTCAGCAGAAACAGCTCTCTCTGGTCTTGGCGAGGTTTGGGATTTAGTAGTACAGGTAGAAGACGACAAACTGGTGATGACGGCTGAATCCAGTGCCAGTTGGCAGGAGAAAATAACGCCTGAACTACAAAACTGGCTGCAGAAACAACGTATCAGTCAGTTGCCACTGAGCGCAGAACAAAAAAAGATTGTGGACAGTCTGCCTGAAACTCAGCTGGTTTTTCTGAAAAAAGACTCAGCTAAACAAAACAAAGAACAACAAATGGTCAGTGGCGGTTTGCTGATCCTGTTGGGTATTGGCGTATTTTCAGGCTTTGGCTTTATGTTTACCGCCATTACCACAGAAAAGCAGCAACGGGTTACGGAACAACTCTTGACGCTGATCAGCACCAAAGAATGGATTGACGGTAAAATTCTGGGGATCTCTTTGTTTTGTTTAAAAAGCATGGTCACCACAGGTTTGTTTTTATACCTGATGATCCAGGCTGTTTCACTGATGAAAGGCAAAGGTATGTTTGTTTTGCCAATCACAGCTTTAGAACTGGCCAGTGCTTTACTTTTTGTCAGTTTAGGTTTGCTGTTGATCAATAGTTTTATGGCTGGTTTTGCCGCAACTATTGATGATCCAAACCATTCCAGCCGCTCTATTATTATGTTTTTACCTACAGTACCTTTAGGTGTGGTTTTCAGTGCAATGGATAATGCTGAAGGCACGCTGATGCATATACTGAGCTTGTTCCCACTCACTTCTTTTGCCGCTATGCCGATGCGTATGGCTTCAGTTTCAGTGCCCTGGTGGGAGTGGATTTTATCTCTGCTTTTGCTGATTGCTTGCCTGTTCTGGCTGAAAAATGCCGCCAGCCGTGTGTTTGAACTTGGCATCCGAATGTATGGTAAAGAGCCCGAATGGTCCTTGCTGATGAAAACATTTTTGTTTGCGAGGGTGAAAGAATAG
- a CDS encoding ABC transporter ATP-binding protein, whose translation MLRISAYQIEKSYSTVKAVNRISFDVQSGQIFALLGPNGAGKSSLIRMLVGLTRPDAGQIRIEYKGEELSALPQRCYGYLPEDRGLYQDKTVRQNLTYIGKLRGMAAADIEAGLILWCTRLDLLEKMDDNLNKLSKGNQQKVQLISCVLHKPDLLILDEPFSGLDPVNQEHVLSILTELKQSGTTVILSAHQMALVERLADQMLLLNKGELVAQGSLAQVSQQLDPKQWFEVSFEQQVNPEALERLTAVAELQISDPDKIQLTLHKGYSVSQLLQQLTSLAELADFSRIQPSLHQLYLTAVQRHNQQTPATRQTSAEGDAA comes from the coding sequence ATGCTCAGGATTTCAGCATATCAAATAGAAAAAAGTTACAGTACGGTCAAAGCTGTTAATCGAATTAGTTTCGACGTTCAGTCAGGTCAGATTTTTGCCCTGCTAGGTCCTAATGGCGCAGGAAAGTCATCCCTGATCCGTATGCTGGTGGGTTTAACCCGACCCGATGCTGGCCAGATACGTATTGAATACAAAGGCGAAGAGCTTAGCGCATTACCGCAGCGTTGTTACGGTTATTTACCGGAAGACCGTGGTTTGTATCAGGACAAAACTGTACGACAAAACCTGACTTATATTGGTAAATTACGTGGCATGGCAGCAGCTGATATTGAGGCCGGCCTGATTTTATGGTGTACCCGGCTCGATTTGCTGGAAAAAATGGATGACAACTTAAATAAACTCTCCAAAGGCAATCAGCAAAAAGTCCAGCTGATTAGCTGTGTGCTGCATAAACCGGATCTATTGATTTTAGATGAACCTTTTTCCGGTCTGGACCCGGTGAATCAGGAGCATGTGTTATCCATCCTGACAGAATTAAAACAAAGCGGCACAACCGTTATATTAAGCGCCCACCAAATGGCCTTGGTTGAACGTCTGGCCGATCAAATGTTACTGCTAAACAAAGGCGAGCTGGTGGCTCAGGGCAGTCTGGCACAAGTCAGCCAGCAATTGGACCCCAAACAGTGGTTTGAAGTGAGCTTTGAACAGCAAGTCAACCCCGAAGCTCTGGAGCGTTTAACGGCAGTGGCAGAACTCCAAATTTCAGATCCGGATAAAATTCAGTTGACCTTACACAAAGGCTACAGCGTCAGTCAGTTACTGCAGCAGCTGACCAGCCTCGCTGAACTGGCTGATTTCAGCCGTATTCAGCCCAGTTTGCATCAGTTGTATCTCACTGCTGTGCAGCGACACAATCAACAAACACCAGCGACCCGGCAAACCAGTGCAGAAGGAGATGCAGCATGA
- a CDS encoding alpha/beta fold hydrolase: MIIKSKMTIVLLPGLDGTGTLYQQLAQQLAPDFELQVIAYPLDQLWGYARLLEFIRPQLPKRPYLLLAESFSGPLGILLAAEKPQHLTALVLCCTFGRNPLPAIKGLASAVDKLPWNELVHHWTALWLQGRYASPQLSALLEHALTMVPEQVIKHRAKQVLRVDVLADFAALTLPILYLQARQDRLIWAFNAKTLKQLQPDMQLVKLDAPHFLLQAIPEQAAWQLKLFIESHQVATQPQQRSVSIV; the protein is encoded by the coding sequence ATGATCATCAAATCCAAAATGACCATAGTACTGTTGCCAGGCCTGGATGGCACAGGCACTTTATATCAGCAACTGGCGCAACAATTGGCTCCGGATTTTGAGCTTCAGGTCATTGCTTATCCTTTGGACCAGCTCTGGGGTTATGCCCGGCTGCTGGAGTTTATCCGGCCGCAACTGCCAAAACGTCCTTACTTGCTGTTAGCTGAATCCTTTTCAGGTCCTTTGGGTATTCTGCTAGCGGCAGAAAAACCACAGCATCTTACAGCCCTGGTGCTGTGTTGTACCTTTGGCCGTAATCCATTACCTGCTATCAAAGGTTTGGCCAGCGCTGTGGATAAGCTGCCATGGAATGAACTGGTGCATCACTGGACCGCCTTGTGGTTACAGGGGCGTTATGCCAGTCCACAGTTATCGGCGTTATTAGAGCATGCTCTGACTATGGTGCCGGAGCAGGTGATTAAACATAGGGCTAAACAGGTGCTGCGGGTCGATGTGTTGGCTGACTTTGCCGCTTTAACTCTGCCTATATTGTATTTACAGGCACGGCAAGACCGGCTTATCTGGGCATTCAACGCTAAAACCCTAAAGCAGTTGCAACCCGATATGCAGTTGGTCAAATTAGATGCGCCACATTTTTTGCTTCAAGCCATACCCGAACAGGCGGCGTGGCAGCTAAAACTCTTTATTGAGTCGCATCAGGTTGCAACACAACCACAACAAAGGTCAGTGAGTATAGTCTGA